The sequence TGTGCATTTGAGGCGTACTAGATTTTATTTGTCAGTTACACAGGTCCATATGAGCTTTTGTCTTAactttcactataattatatacaatcataTGTGCAGTgcttacagctacatgtacgtgtatttcCTTGTGCAGTGATTGGGTGAGTCTGGAGGCTGTCGGGCTCTCACTGGGTGTGGTTTTGAAAGGATTCATCTCTAAAACAGTCAACTCTCTCTTCACCAATCTCCTGGAACTGGCCAAAGCTCTCTGCACTAGCCCTGCTAACACACTCGCTTTCTACCAACTCGTATTTCTCCTGACACTGGAATTCTCTCATCAAGGGCTCTCAGATATACTGGTCTTCCTACACCAGCTGCAAGAGCTTGCTGTGAAGGAGAAAGGCCTTGAGGCACATCACAGAGTGGTGCTACATACTACAGTGGCGGGTGTGCTGTATCTAGCATCCAAGATTAGTCGAAACGAGGTACTCAAGATGCACATCGATGGAGTGATTGCTAAGAGGAGGGAGCCAGCTCCAAAGGCTATGGTGGGACAttggggtgagtgtgtgtgtatggggggcaGTCTTCTAAAGGgtgagcagggtgtcatataggggggaagggggatatccccctctaACTCCAATCCCCCTAAAATTTACATTTAGGTACTAGTCGGAGttcatagctggcaattttacatactaacagcaaGAGCATACTAACAGCAAGAGTTTACTAACAGCAAGAGTTCATGATAAAGGTCTATTATGAACTCTCTTgctaacagttgacctttttttggCAAAATTTTTTAGTCACTTTTCTTATTACCCTCTCTATTTTAAAATtttgtatgacaccctggtgaGTATGGGGCAGTCTTGTACATGTGTGGGGGACGGTATTGAGGGTTGAGTATACCTACCAGATCACGAAACTCCTGAATGGGCGGGCGCAGGAGTTGTTCtaaaaatcataattattttgctttgTTGACCCTTTACCCGTCAATTTGGTAACGATCATCACATGCATATACTAATTACAATGTTGTTTGCATGGGAGTAcatctttaccaaatgcattaattttgatgtGTTTTCCTTTTACCTTCTAGAGTGGTAGTAAGGTCATCTAGAcatggaggagaagctgctcaagaggtctcaaatcatggacccgggtgtcatggctgagctggagtgagaattggaactgaccaacagcaaggcagatgtgagtagttttaaattggtatgtacacaagcacactgtttctgtggtacatgtatatcagacTAGTCTTACAGGTTGCAGTAGATTTATTGTGTCATATCCGCGAGGTACCGGTGTAAGCAgatgttacatgtacgtgccCATTCATATCTCTCATGCTAGAGGTTTggggtcacgtgactgcgATTAGATTTAGGGTGAGTACGGAAAGAGGGGCCACTGTGATTAGCAGTACAAAGACCCTCATTTAGCCCCCCCCCTAATCGTTAATCCACATCATAGGATGGAAAAGAGGTGGTTAGAGCTTAATAAATGGGAGGGTGCGAGTTGAGCAGTCAATTTTTCTGTCGCTCACTGACAGCAGTTGTACTTTAGCATGTGTATGATAGTGGCTACGCATGAGCGGGAG comes from Halichondria panicea chromosome 7, odHalPani1.1, whole genome shotgun sequence and encodes:
- the LOC135338809 gene encoding uncharacterized protein LOC135338809, which gives rise to MLTTSLVKCLRAVADTFHASVLETAFPGQLFASLVQLLLIREPITQALLWHRLVDHHANKDKIPLNTDWVSLEAVGLSLGVVLKGFISKTVNSLFTNLLELAKALCTSPANTLAFYQLVFLLTLEFSHQGLSDILVFLHQLQELAVKEKGLEAHHRVVLHTTVAGVLYLASKISRNEVLKMHIDGVIAKRREPAPKAMVGHWEW